The stretch of DNA TGTCCGACGTCGTCTGTCAACAAATTGTCAGGACAAAGATTTCTGGGAGGGGTGCACGGTGCCGCCACCGGCGGGAGAGCTAGCTCGAGAACAGGGAGGTTTCGAAGGTGTAGCGCGAGGCGCGGTAGATGTGCTGGCCGTACTCAATGACGCGACCCGACTGGTCGTAAGTGGTGCGGGTGGCGGTCAGCAGGGCGGCGCGACGACGCTCGTTGAGCAGGTCTGCCTCGCGGGTGGTGGCGTTGCGGGCGCCGATGACCTGCTTGGCGGTGGTGGGAATGATGTCCTGGGCGCGCAGGAGGTCGTAGAGCCCTCCGGCCTCCAGCTCCTCGAGGGTGGGGGCGATGGAGGCCGGTATGAGGTTGGACAGGACCGCGATCGGCTCGCCGTCGGCGCAGCGGATACGGGTGCAGGAGATGACGGCGGTGCCCTCCTCCACCTCGAGGTGCTCGGCGTCCTCGGCGTCGGCCTCGTGCTCGGTGTAGTCCAGGACGGTGGTGGAGGTCGTGTGGCCGGCCGCGGACAGGTCCGACAGGAGGCTGGTCAGCTGCATCGGCCGGTGTACGTGCATGGGGGAGACGATCGTGCCCACGCCCCGACGGCGCTTGACCAGGCCGCGGTCCACCAGGTGCTGGAGGGCCTGACGTGCCGTGGGGCGGGAGACCTCCAGGCGCTTGGCCATGGAGAGCTCATCCTCAAGCCGGGTGCCGGCAGGCAGTGTGCCATCGAGGATGAGTGAGGCCAAAGGCTCGGAAATTTGCGTGTGCAGCGGCGTCTTGGAGCCGCGGTCGATCGTGATGTCAAGGGCAAAAGGGGGTGCTGAATC from Actinomyces sp. Marseille-P3109 encodes:
- a CDS encoding GntR family transcriptional regulator — translated: MSDSAPPFALDITIDRGSKTPLHTQISEPLASLILDGTLPAGTRLEDELSMAKRLEVSRPTARQALQHLVDRGLVKRRRGVGTIVSPMHVHRPMQLTSLLSDLSAAGHTTSTTVLDYTEHEADAEDAEHLEVEEGTAVISCTRIRCADGEPIAVLSNLIPASIAPTLEELEAGGLYDLLRAQDIIPTTAKQVIGARNATTREADLLNERRRAALLTATRTTYDQSGRVIEYGQHIYRASRYTFETSLFSS